The following coding sequences are from one Verrucomicrobiota bacterium window:
- a CDS encoding Hsp20/alpha crystallin family protein, with translation MTLTRWNPIRELEEVQSRLSSILPSSLRHNGDKELMTVAQWAPAVDIIEDEKEYVITAELPEIKKEEVKVTVENGILTISGERKFEKEEKGKKYHRIERSYGSFVRSFDLPDDADAGKVDAKFGDGTLKVHVTKSEKSRPKQIEIKVS, from the coding sequence ATGACACTGACACGATGGAATCCGATCCGCGAACTCGAGGAAGTGCAGTCACGTCTCTCCAGCATCCTTCCCTCCTCACTCCGACACAACGGGGACAAGGAACTCATGACCGTGGCCCAGTGGGCACCGGCTGTGGACATCATCGAGGATGAGAAGGAATACGTGATCACTGCGGAGTTGCCTGAGATCAAGAAAGAGGAGGTCAAGGTGACCGTGGAAAACGGCATCCTGACGATCTCTGGCGAACGGAAGTTTGAGAAGGAGGAGAAGGGTAAGAAGTACCACCGCATAGAGCGCTCCTACGGTAGCTTCGTCAGGAGTTTCGACCTGCCTGATGATGCCGATGCCGGTAAGGTCGATGCCAAGTTCGGCGACGGCACCCTGAAGGTTCATGTCACCAAGAGCGAGAAGTCCCGCCCGAAACAGATCGAGATCAAGGTCTCCTGA
- a CDS encoding phospholipase, whose product MFEDSVHSLIVQPDDGIAPILGTIENAKHSLDIKMFQFTDPVLMEAVIAAHKRGVKVRVMLNPSRFTGEHDNDEAFELFKNAKVNVKETNPKYPITHEKSMVVDGKQAFIMSLNWAPKYFGLTRDYGLVTNDPEEVSEVAGCFEADWNREDFVPPAVSNLIWSVGRARQEVINFIDGANKTLYIQHEKYVDTPVIEALVRAKMKRDVKVHATALPVHSLRDFYILEGVAGLRLLEDLGIHVHKLHGVHLHAKLILADKHRALLSSFNIYPKCFNERRELGIRFSDPDLIKRLVKIFESDWESSKKMDLTDAGIQADQEKHAAKVLAEQKEGNAGGSPKS is encoded by the coding sequence ATGTTTGAAGACTCTGTTCACAGCCTGATCGTTCAACCAGATGATGGGATCGCCCCGATACTGGGCACCATCGAGAATGCCAAGCACTCGCTGGACATCAAGATGTTCCAGTTCACCGATCCGGTCCTGATGGAGGCAGTGATCGCGGCGCACAAGCGGGGAGTGAAGGTCCGAGTGATGCTGAATCCCTCCCGCTTCACCGGGGAGCATGACAATGACGAGGCCTTCGAGCTCTTCAAGAATGCGAAGGTGAACGTGAAGGAGACGAATCCGAAGTACCCGATCACCCATGAAAAATCGATGGTCGTGGACGGCAAACAGGCCTTCATCATGTCACTCAACTGGGCCCCGAAGTACTTCGGACTGACCCGCGACTATGGTCTGGTCACGAATGATCCTGAGGAGGTCTCCGAGGTCGCGGGCTGCTTCGAGGCCGACTGGAATCGCGAGGACTTCGTCCCGCCGGCCGTCTCGAACCTGATCTGGAGCGTCGGACGCGCGCGCCAGGAAGTGATCAACTTCATCGATGGGGCCAACAAGACGCTCTACATCCAGCATGAGAAGTATGTCGACACGCCGGTCATCGAGGCGCTGGTCCGCGCCAAGATGAAACGAGATGTGAAGGTCCACGCCACGGCCCTGCCGGTCCATTCCCTCAGGGACTTCTACATCCTCGAGGGGGTCGCGGGCCTCAGGCTGCTCGAGGATCTCGGGATCCATGTCCATAAGCTCCATGGTGTCCACCTCCATGCGAAGCTGATCCTGGCCGACAAGCACCGTGCGCTGCTGAGCTCCTTCAATATCTATCCGAAGTGCTTCAACGAACGTCGTGAACTTGGCATCCGCTTCAGCGATCCCGATCTTATCAAGCGTCTGGTGAAGATCTTCGAATCGGACTGGGAAAGCTCCAAGAAGATGGACCTCACCGATGCAGGCATCCAGGCCGACCAGGAAAAGCACGCCGCCAAGGTGCTGGCCGAGCAAAAAGAAGGCAATGCCGGTGGAAGCCCCAAATCCTGA
- the uvrA gene encoding excinuclease ABC subunit UvrA, which yields MTESPRIRLQGVTQNNLKGIDLDLPTGSLIVVTGPSGSGKSSLAFDTIYAEGQRRYVETFSPYTRQFLDRMDKPRATTIEGIPPAIAIEQSNSVKTTRSTVGTITEINDYLKLLMARAATASCPGCGRPVTPESPESVTSSLMSSLSGRRMLVTFPVATRSEVSEEETEVPPLPRSPADFFTFLQEQGYLRIWIEGTIHRTDEPTQLTQLPAVVQVIQDRLAITEEERGRLTEAIETALRLGKDRVTLIDPESGEQFPHSSGWHCAHCDLDIRPPAPGLFSFNNPLGACPDCRGFGRVIGLDYDRVMPDRSLSIAGGVVKPFQSGQSRECQRDLLKACATADIDVHLPFEELPDSDQRFVIEGEKGADLSGEELWQSSQWYGIDGFFKWMEKRTYKMHIRVFLSRYRAYRPCTTCKGGRFQPETLNFRLPLPCKPMTLPEIAGTPVSRLSPLLRELPIAPGDAGAIMLLDQIVSRLGYLESVGLGYLTLDRATKTLSGGEIERVNLTTCLGASLVNTLFVMDEPSVGLHPRDVGKLLEIMRALRDKGNTLIVVEHEEAVIRSADHIVDLGPGRGQEGGHLMFSGPLSELASSKESLTAAYLRGDKVIGVPKKRKKPKQWIEIKGIRHHNIEKLDVKFPLGVFCCVTGVSGSGKSSLVRDVLYRNLTSAAAEEGEAAGRCRSIKGGDELSDVVLVDQSPLARTPRSTPAVYLGVFDAIRELFGMEDEAIEAGMSPSAFSFNSGQGRCDRCSGLGFEKVEMQFLSDLFLRCPECEGKRYQERVLAIRHRGKSIHDVLEMTSREAIAFFKGGSKSEAICAPLQLLSDVGLDYLKLGQPLNVLSGGESQRLKLAARLAGHEPGGALLIFDEPTTGLHIDDIAILLKAFERLVSEGNSIIVIEHNLDVIKTADWVIDIGPEAGDEGGNLVVSGTPEEVAATQGSHTGRYLREVLAGRPPLLLEKGLVRKQTPVSKSIQIHGAREHNLKNISIDIPRDEMIVVTGLSGSGKSTLAFDILFAEGQRRFLDSMSPYARQFVEQLEKPDVDRIEGLPPSVAIEQRITRGGGKSTVATVTEIHQFLRLLYSKLGTQHCPDCNVAVQKSSLTAVATELEAMAKDSPVQLFANLIRGRKGYHTEVARWAGDHGYSTLLVDGELVGVEDFEPLERFKEHSIDVLIGTIEKGAKKGILDLAKQALDIGKGTAKARPVPAEMPKEKPAKGKTTKASKTSKALKEKAGKKTNAAIAEEFRILSSEMNCPDCGRSFEELDPRLFSFNSPHGWCEHCRGFGEVWSEIPKAKDFDSQLEADLAAEKSFENREEGETRPCPVCQGDRLNPVACAVRINGESIAGFSARSSNDALTLTGNWNFKGRDEIVARDILPEIRQRLEFLGRVGLDYLQLHRSAKTLSGGESQRIRLAAQLGSNLRGVLYVLDEPTIGLHPRDNERLLDALGELTAQGNSLIIVEHDEETMRRADRIIDLGPKAGSHGGEIIAFGTMDEVMANERSLTGKFLREPPVHPLRGSRRSIKDVAAWLELKGAKRHNLDNVDVSFPLQRLTAISGISGSGKSTLLRGVLLPAVEESLVRTGRRKKNGPQYWKSISGVQHLSQVIEVDQSPIGKTSRSTPATYLKIFDAIRTLYAGLPDARMRGYSGSRFSFNNQGGRCDTCEGQGVIKLEMNFLPASYMPCEDCGGTRFNRQTLEVKYDSKSIGDVLSMTVEQAAEFFAAHPKIRKPLQLLVETGLGYLKLGQPSPTLSGGEAQRIKLVTQLARGGGGTERPRMAKRGGTLYILEEPTIGLHAADVELLQTVLHRLVDEGHTVIVVEHHLDLVAEADYIIDVGPEAGHRGGQIVATGTPEEVAKSKTSRTAPFLKEVLGRKVAKGV from the coding sequence GTGACTGAGTCTCCAAGGATCCGCCTTCAGGGCGTCACGCAGAATAATCTCAAGGGCATCGACCTCGACCTTCCCACAGGGTCGCTCATTGTCGTTACGGGCCCCAGCGGATCGGGCAAATCGAGCCTCGCCTTCGATACCATCTATGCGGAGGGACAGAGACGCTATGTCGAGACTTTCAGCCCCTACACGAGGCAGTTCCTCGACCGGATGGACAAGCCCCGTGCGACCACCATCGAGGGGATTCCTCCGGCGATTGCCATCGAGCAGAGCAACAGCGTCAAGACCACCCGCTCGACGGTCGGTACGATCACAGAGATCAACGACTACCTGAAGCTGCTGATGGCGCGCGCCGCCACGGCCTCCTGCCCCGGATGCGGACGCCCTGTCACACCGGAGTCACCCGAGTCAGTCACCTCTTCGCTTATGTCCTCCCTCTCGGGAAGGCGGATGCTTGTGACCTTCCCCGTCGCCACGCGATCGGAAGTATCGGAGGAAGAGACAGAGGTGCCACCCCTTCCCCGCTCACCGGCCGACTTTTTCACCTTCCTCCAGGAGCAGGGATATCTCCGGATCTGGATCGAGGGAACCATCCATCGGACGGATGAGCCCACACAGCTGACCCAACTGCCCGCTGTCGTGCAGGTCATCCAGGATCGTCTGGCCATCACCGAGGAGGAACGCGGGCGCCTCACCGAGGCAATCGAAACCGCCCTGCGACTCGGCAAGGATCGGGTCACTCTGATTGATCCTGAAAGCGGCGAACAGTTTCCCCACTCGTCGGGCTGGCATTGCGCCCATTGCGACCTCGATATCCGTCCTCCGGCGCCCGGTCTCTTCAGCTTCAATAATCCCCTCGGCGCCTGTCCCGACTGCCGCGGCTTCGGTCGGGTGATCGGCCTCGACTATGACCGAGTCATGCCGGACCGTTCCCTGAGCATAGCCGGAGGTGTGGTGAAACCCTTCCAGAGCGGTCAGTCGCGCGAGTGCCAGCGAGATCTTCTGAAGGCCTGTGCAACCGCAGACATCGACGTGCATCTTCCCTTCGAGGAGCTGCCCGACTCCGATCAGCGTTTCGTGATAGAGGGGGAAAAGGGGGCAGATCTCAGCGGCGAGGAACTCTGGCAGAGCAGCCAGTGGTACGGGATCGACGGGTTTTTCAAGTGGATGGAGAAGCGAACCTACAAGATGCACATCCGTGTTTTCCTGAGCCGCTACCGCGCCTACAGACCCTGCACGACGTGCAAGGGGGGACGCTTCCAACCGGAGACCCTGAACTTCCGTCTCCCCTTGCCGTGTAAGCCGATGACCCTGCCCGAGATCGCCGGGACACCGGTCTCACGACTTTCTCCGCTGCTCAGAGAACTTCCCATTGCTCCAGGCGATGCCGGGGCGATCATGCTTCTGGACCAGATTGTTTCGCGACTCGGCTACCTGGAGTCGGTCGGCCTGGGATACCTCACGCTCGACCGCGCCACCAAGACACTCTCCGGCGGAGAGATCGAGCGGGTGAACCTGACCACCTGTCTTGGGGCATCCTTAGTCAACACACTCTTTGTCATGGATGAACCGAGCGTCGGCCTGCATCCGCGTGATGTCGGCAAACTCCTCGAAATCATGCGCGCTCTGCGCGACAAGGGGAACACCCTCATCGTCGTCGAGCACGAGGAGGCCGTGATCCGCTCGGCGGACCATATTGTCGACCTGGGACCAGGTCGCGGGCAGGAAGGAGGCCACCTGATGTTCTCGGGCCCGCTCTCGGAACTTGCCTCCTCCAAGGAATCGCTCACCGCCGCTTACCTGCGGGGGGACAAAGTGATCGGGGTGCCAAAGAAGCGGAAGAAACCGAAGCAGTGGATCGAGATCAAAGGGATCCGCCACCACAACATCGAGAAACTCGATGTGAAGTTCCCACTTGGCGTCTTCTGCTGCGTGACCGGTGTCTCCGGCTCCGGCAAAAGCTCACTGGTCCGCGATGTCCTCTACAGAAATCTCACGTCGGCAGCGGCCGAAGAGGGCGAGGCAGCCGGTCGCTGTCGCTCGATCAAGGGGGGAGATGAGCTTTCCGACGTGGTGTTGGTCGACCAGTCGCCCCTCGCACGCACTCCCCGATCCACCCCTGCCGTCTATCTCGGGGTCTTCGATGCGATCCGCGAACTCTTTGGCATGGAGGACGAAGCGATCGAGGCCGGCATGAGCCCCTCCGCCTTCTCGTTCAACTCGGGACAAGGTCGCTGCGATCGTTGCTCGGGCCTTGGCTTTGAGAAGGTCGAGATGCAGTTCCTAAGCGATCTCTTCCTCCGTTGTCCGGAGTGCGAGGGGAAGCGCTATCAGGAGCGTGTGCTGGCTATCCGTCACCGAGGCAAGTCGATCCACGACGTCCTGGAGATGACCTCCCGGGAGGCAATCGCCTTTTTCAAGGGTGGCTCCAAATCCGAAGCGATCTGTGCCCCGCTGCAACTTCTCTCCGATGTTGGCCTCGACTACCTGAAGCTAGGCCAACCCCTCAATGTCCTGAGCGGTGGCGAGTCGCAGCGGCTGAAGCTAGCCGCACGGCTTGCCGGTCACGAACCGGGAGGGGCCCTCCTCATCTTCGACGAGCCGACGACCGGTCTGCACATCGACGACATCGCCATCCTGCTGAAGGCCTTCGAGCGTCTGGTCTCGGAAGGGAACAGCATCATTGTCATTGAGCATAACCTCGACGTGATCAAGACCGCCGACTGGGTTATCGACATCGGTCCAGAAGCCGGTGACGAGGGTGGAAATCTCGTCGTAAGCGGAACGCCCGAGGAAGTTGCGGCCACCCAGGGCTCTCACACGGGACGCTATTTGCGCGAAGTCCTAGCGGGAAGACCCCCTCTCCTTCTTGAAAAAGGCCTGGTCCGAAAGCAGACACCGGTTTCAAAATCGATCCAGATTCACGGAGCACGCGAACACAATCTCAAGAACATCTCCATCGATATCCCGCGTGACGAAATGATCGTCGTGACCGGACTGAGCGGCAGCGGCAAGTCGACACTAGCGTTCGACATTCTCTTCGCGGAAGGGCAGCGGCGGTTCCTTGACAGTATGTCCCCGTATGCCCGTCAGTTCGTTGAACAACTCGAGAAACCAGATGTCGACAGGATCGAAGGCCTGCCACCAAGTGTGGCGATCGAGCAGCGGATCACCCGGGGTGGAGGCAAGTCGACCGTCGCCACCGTCACAGAGATCCACCAGTTCCTAAGACTCCTTTACTCAAAGCTCGGAACCCAGCATTGCCCCGACTGCAACGTTGCCGTCCAGAAGAGCTCACTCACCGCCGTGGCCACGGAGCTTGAGGCCATGGCGAAAGACTCCCCAGTCCAACTCTTTGCCAACCTGATCCGGGGACGCAAGGGATACCACACCGAGGTCGCCCGCTGGGCGGGTGACCATGGATATTCGACTCTGTTGGTCGATGGGGAACTGGTCGGGGTGGAGGATTTTGAGCCTCTGGAACGCTTTAAGGAACACAGCATCGATGTCCTGATCGGCACGATCGAGAAGGGAGCGAAGAAAGGAATCCTCGATCTGGCTAAGCAGGCTCTTGATATCGGCAAGGGAACAGCCAAGGCACGCCCCGTGCCTGCTGAAATGCCCAAGGAGAAACCTGCCAAGGGAAAAACTACCAAAGCCTCGAAGACCTCCAAGGCACTTAAGGAAAAAGCGGGCAAGAAAACCAACGCAGCCATCGCCGAGGAATTCCGAATCCTCAGCTCGGAGATGAACTGCCCGGATTGCGGACGATCCTTTGAAGAACTCGATCCCAGGCTCTTCTCCTTCAACTCACCCCATGGATGGTGCGAGCATTGCCGGGGCTTCGGCGAGGTCTGGAGCGAGATCCCCAAGGCCAAGGACTTTGACTCCCAGTTGGAGGCCGACTTGGCGGCGGAAAAATCCTTTGAAAACCGTGAGGAGGGCGAGACCCGCCCCTGCCCCGTCTGCCAGGGTGACCGCCTCAATCCCGTGGCCTGTGCCGTGAGGATCAACGGGGAGAGCATCGCCGGTTTCTCCGCACGATCCTCCAACGATGCACTCACTCTCACAGGAAATTGGAACTTCAAGGGGCGCGATGAGATCGTGGCACGGGATATCCTTCCGGAGATTCGCCAGCGACTGGAGTTCCTGGGCCGTGTCGGCCTCGACTACCTGCAACTCCACCGCTCAGCCAAGACCCTCAGCGGCGGAGAATCGCAGCGTATCCGTCTCGCCGCCCAGCTTGGTTCGAATCTGCGCGGCGTCCTCTATGTCCTCGACGAACCGACCATCGGACTGCACCCCCGCGATAACGAGCGACTCCTCGATGCGCTTGGGGAACTCACGGCGCAGGGTAATTCGTTGATCATCGTCGAGCACGATGAGGAAACGATGCGCCGGGCCGACCGGATCATCGATCTCGGCCCCAAGGCCGGAAGCCACGGAGGGGAAATCATCGCCTTCGGCACCATGGATGAGGTGATGGCTAACGAGCGCTCACTGACCGGAAAGTTCCTACGCGAACCGCCCGTTCATCCACTGCGCGGATCGCGTCGCTCGATAAAGGATGTTGCCGCATGGCTCGAACTCAAGGGCGCCAAGCGTCACAACCTCGACAACGTCGACGTCAGCTTCCCTCTTCAACGCCTTACCGCCATCAGCGGCATCAGCGGATCCGGCAAAAGCACCTTGCTGCGAGGTGTGCTTCTTCCTGCCGTCGAGGAATCCCTGGTTCGTACCGGCCGACGGAAGAAGAACGGCCCGCAGTATTGGAAATCGATCAGCGGAGTCCAGCACCTCTCGCAGGTGATCGAGGTCGATCAGTCTCCGATCGGCAAGACCTCCCGCTCGACCCCCGCCACCTACCTGAAGATCTTCGATGCTATCAGGACCCTCTACGCGGGTTTGCCGGACGCCAGGATGCGCGGTTACTCGGGAAGTCGCTTCTCCTTCAATAATCAGGGCGGGCGCTGCGACACCTGCGAGGGCCAGGGTGTCATCAAGCTGGAGATGAACTTCCTGCCCGCTTCCTACATGCCCTGTGAGGATTGCGGCGGAACCCGCTTCAACCGCCAGACCCTGGAAGTAAAGTACGATAGCAAGTCCATCGGAGACGTTCTCTCGATGACGGTCGAACAGGCCGCGGAGTTCTTTGCCGCCCATCCCAAGATCCGCAAGCCTTTGCAGCTCCTGGTCGAGACAGGCCTCGGTTATCTCAAGCTCGGACAGCCGAGCCCCACGCTCAGCGGCGGTGAGGCCCAGCGCATCAAGCTCGTTACTCAGCTTGCGCGCGGAGGAGGAGGCACCGAACGCCCACGCATGGCCAAGCGGGGAGGCACACTCTACATCCTCGAAGAACCAACGATCGGACTGCATGCAGCCGATGTGGAACTCCTTCAGACCGTGCTCCATCGTCTTGTCGACGAGGGGCACACAGTGATCGTCGTGGAGCATCATCTGGATCTCGTGGCCGAGGCAGACTACATCATTGATGTCGGTCCGGAGGCTGGGCATCGGGGCGGCCAGATCGTTGCGACCGGAACCCCCGAGGAAGTAGCCAAGAGCAAGACCAGCAGGACAGCTCCATTTCTCAAGGAAGTGCTTGGCCGCAAGGTGGCCAAAGGGGTTTAG
- a CDS encoding discoidin domain-containing protein, whose protein sequence is MKFLLLFFCLAGVISAADQPGEVTLSIDTNHPTASFDPSRAFGAGIDGHEQGDCLQMLSKGSVKRMLGAGLGPVSVRLRTELAVEAWHWNPAGSWSDPKHQQGYWTSSSKPDPEHSIQVSYGYKLPRRGDTLDEANDDGYSRLDDGDPKTFWKSNPYLCKPYTGVDDSCHPQWVVLDFGKQVPLNAIRIQWANPYATSFRIEYATHGRVYYGGHPGNILSPVWHSFSHGSTSVGKGDDQFMKLSDHSVKARYLRIWMTKSSGTALPGSTDLRDHLGYAIREIRAGEVGRFDFDDHVVHSTGKGQTITYVSSTDPWHRRCDRDPKVEQPGIDLLCRCGITRGLPLMLALPVLYDTPENASGLATYVQRSGYPVSRHELGEEPDGQRIDPRDFGVLYAQVSRRVRKAVPDAVMGGPSFVTLDVESGDDQTYRFDKRWWIRDFLGELKRRNQSQDFRFISFEWYPFDDVDDVDGKESNQLPKASGMLRRTLRLMSCFHLPLVIGESNYSVFPCRQEVDLSGALLNAETAAQFLCGGGDAFYYYGYEPNKLDGSSGSWGNQLMLLEGKDGIVPVATYQALKMMNREWFDPKKGAHRTFPVHLSGNRSKDLLSAFALQRPDNKWSLLLINKDPVHEVRIVIRGRNPWPGSARLVTYSAEQYYWQADKAAGHPTRNAAPSRIIVQGNQSFTLPAWSLSILRSE, encoded by the coding sequence GTGAAATTCCTTCTGCTCTTCTTCTGCCTCGCTGGGGTGATTAGTGCCGCCGATCAGCCCGGGGAAGTAACGCTCTCGATCGATACCAATCATCCGACGGCGAGCTTTGACCCTAGCCGGGCTTTCGGGGCCGGTATCGACGGGCACGAGCAGGGGGATTGCCTGCAGATGCTTTCCAAGGGGAGCGTGAAGCGGATGCTAGGGGCTGGATTGGGCCCGGTTTCCGTGAGACTGCGGACCGAGCTGGCCGTGGAGGCCTGGCATTGGAACCCCGCTGGGAGTTGGAGTGATCCGAAGCATCAGCAAGGTTATTGGACCTCCAGTTCCAAGCCAGATCCGGAACACTCAATCCAAGTTTCCTATGGCTACAAGCTTCCAAGAAGGGGCGACACGCTGGATGAAGCGAACGACGACGGCTATTCGCGTCTCGACGATGGGGATCCGAAGACCTTCTGGAAGAGCAATCCCTACCTGTGCAAACCGTACACGGGGGTTGATGATTCCTGTCATCCTCAGTGGGTGGTGTTGGATTTCGGCAAGCAGGTGCCGCTCAATGCGATCCGGATCCAGTGGGCGAATCCTTACGCCACAAGCTTCCGTATCGAGTACGCCACCCATGGCCGAGTTTATTACGGCGGACATCCCGGAAACATTCTCTCTCCTGTCTGGCACTCATTTTCCCATGGAAGCACGAGTGTAGGAAAGGGAGATGACCAGTTCATGAAACTGTCTGATCATTCCGTGAAGGCGCGCTATCTCAGGATCTGGATGACAAAGAGTTCGGGCACAGCCCTGCCTGGGTCTACCGATCTACGGGATCATCTCGGCTATGCGATCCGTGAGATCAGAGCAGGGGAGGTTGGGCGATTCGATTTCGATGATCATGTGGTTCACTCAACTGGTAAGGGACAAACCATCACCTATGTTTCCTCGACCGATCCGTGGCATCGGAGGTGTGATCGGGATCCGAAGGTCGAGCAACCCGGGATCGATCTGCTCTGCCGTTGCGGCATCACTCGGGGCCTTCCCCTGATGCTGGCTCTTCCTGTGCTCTACGACACCCCGGAGAATGCCTCGGGCTTGGCCACATACGTCCAGCGCTCGGGTTATCCTGTCAGTCGCCATGAGCTCGGAGAGGAACCCGACGGCCAGCGGATCGATCCCCGTGATTTCGGAGTGCTCTACGCTCAAGTAAGCAGGAGAGTCAGAAAAGCAGTCCCGGATGCCGTCATGGGAGGGCCAAGCTTTGTCACGCTGGATGTCGAGTCGGGTGATGACCAGACCTACCGCTTTGATAAGCGCTGGTGGATCAGGGATTTCCTTGGGGAACTCAAGCGGCGGAATCAGTCACAGGACTTCCGCTTTATCTCCTTCGAGTGGTACCCCTTTGATGATGTGGACGATGTGGATGGAAAGGAGTCGAACCAGCTTCCGAAAGCCTCCGGGATGCTCCGACGCACCTTGCGCTTGATGAGCTGTTTCCATCTGCCACTCGTGATAGGGGAGAGCAACTACTCCGTGTTCCCTTGTAGGCAGGAAGTCGATCTCTCTGGCGCCCTGCTGAATGCTGAGACGGCTGCCCAGTTCCTCTGCGGGGGAGGGGATGCCTTCTACTACTACGGCTACGAGCCGAACAAACTCGATGGCAGCAGCGGCTCCTGGGGCAATCAGCTTATGCTTCTGGAAGGCAAGGATGGGATAGTGCCTGTCGCCACGTACCAAGCTCTGAAGATGATGAATAGGGAATGGTTCGATCCCAAGAAAGGAGCTCATCGAACCTTCCCCGTCCATCTTTCCGGCAACAGATCAAAAGATCTTCTGAGTGCCTTTGCGCTCCAGCGTCCGGATAACAAATGGTCCTTGCTGCTAATTAACAAAGATCCAGTCCATGAAGTGAGAATCGTTATCCGAGGAAGAAATCCCTGGCCGGGTTCAGCACGACTCGTGACTTATTCAGCTGAGCAATATTACTGGCAGGCTGACAAAGCTGCGGGGCATCCGACCCGGAACGCCGCCCCCTCTCGAATCATTGTGCAGGGTAATCAAAGCTTCACACTCCCTGCCTGGTCCCTCTCCATTCTGCGATCAGAGTAA
- a CDS encoding chromate transporter, with protein sequence MIKTFLHLTALFSALSISAFGGGKVVLPSMHQASVGEYHWMSNQQFVDLFSISMAAPGPSMMVVSLVGLKACLPYGTAIAILGALIATIAMFLPSSILVLVVSKFWDGWKESPWRHTVERAMMPVSTGLILAATWIIAKTSIHSFPTAVMGLAALCLMLFTKINPVLMMGVAGLISWGFLR encoded by the coding sequence ATGATCAAGACCTTCCTCCACCTCACAGCCCTCTTCTCAGCTCTCTCGATCTCGGCCTTCGGCGGAGGGAAGGTGGTACTCCCTTCGATGCATCAGGCCTCGGTCGGCGAATATCACTGGATGAGCAACCAGCAGTTCGTCGATCTCTTCTCGATCAGCATGGCGGCGCCTGGTCCCTCGATGATGGTGGTTTCGCTGGTCGGTCTGAAGGCCTGCCTTCCCTACGGAACGGCGATTGCAATCCTAGGCGCGCTGATCGCTACGATCGCGATGTTCCTGCCAAGCTCGATCCTGGTCCTTGTGGTCAGTAAGTTCTGGGACGGGTGGAAAGAGTCCCCCTGGCGTCACACTGTCGAGCGGGCCATGATGCCTGTCTCCACGGGCCTAATCCTGGCCGCGACCTGGATCATCGCCAAGACCTCGATCCACTCGTTTCCGACGGCCGTCATGGGCCTCGCGGCGCTTTGCCTGATGCTCTTCACAAAGATCAATCCCGTGCTCATGATGGGCGTGGCGGGCTTGATCAGCTGGGGCTTCCTGCGATAG
- a CDS encoding chromate transporter has translation MPVEAPNPDQEEAQASFIRVKVSLLEIAGLFGFIGITSFGGGLTAYIRRLVVGQKQWLTDEEFLPGLALVQILPGANVAGLSIYIGNHLRGPLGAAVALTSILVPPFVLVCILGFLYFHAGKTTDTRAVLAGITATACGLMASMVFEAGQKAIRGAFDIVLILLTFALVRFAHLHVPYVILIMAPLAIWWHRPRPQKTTEGIKP, from the coding sequence ATGCCGGTGGAAGCCCCAAATCCTGATCAGGAAGAGGCTCAGGCTTCATTCATAAGGGTCAAGGTATCCCTTCTGGAGATCGCCGGCCTCTTCGGTTTCATCGGGATCACGAGCTTCGGCGGAGGACTGACTGCCTATATCCGCAGGCTGGTGGTGGGTCAGAAGCAGTGGCTGACCGATGAGGAATTCCTTCCGGGCCTAGCTCTAGTCCAGATCCTTCCGGGTGCGAACGTGGCCGGACTCTCGATCTATATCGGCAATCACCTACGCGGCCCCCTAGGCGCTGCGGTTGCGCTCACTTCGATCCTGGTGCCGCCCTTCGTCCTGGTCTGCATCCTGGGATTTCTCTACTTCCATGCCGGCAAGACCACCGACACGCGCGCTGTGCTTGCCGGAATCACGGCAACCGCCTGCGGTCTGATGGCGAGCATGGTCTTCGAGGCTGGTCAGAAGGCGATCCGAGGGGCCTTCGACATCGTCCTGATTCTTCTGACCTTTGCTCTGGTTCGGTTCGCCCATCTGCATGTCCCCTATGTGATCCTAATCATGGCTCCCTTGGCCATCTGGTGGCATCGGCCCCGGCCCCAGAAAACAACGGAGGGAATTAAGCCATGA
- a CDS encoding integration host factor subunit beta, with the protein MANLTKRDLVIAISNETGLIQSDVFNVIQKTLDHITEALAKGDGVELRNFGVFEVRLTRSRVGRNPNQPDVDVPIPSRATVKFKSGKIMRQRVLLRTEELKSQPAHSGNAAA; encoded by the coding sequence ATGGCCAACCTCACCAAACGCGACCTCGTCATTGCCATCAGTAACGAAACGGGCCTGATCCAGAGTGATGTCTTCAACGTCATCCAGAAGACGCTCGACCATATCACGGAGGCCCTAGCCAAAGGCGACGGAGTCGAGTTGAGGAATTTTGGCGTGTTCGAGGTGCGCCTCACCCGTTCCCGCGTGGGAAGGAATCCGAACCAACCCGATGTCGACGTGCCCATCCCCTCGCGTGCGACTGTGAAGTTCAAGTCAGGAAAGATCATGCGCCAGCGGGTATTGCTTCGCACCGAAGAGCTCAAGAGTCAGCCGGCTCACAGCGGGAACGCTGCGGCCTAG